In Oscillatoria salina IIICB1, the following are encoded in one genomic region:
- a CDS encoding Coq4 family protein, whose protein sequence is MLKLPENTFGYQYALHMKEAKLKPFNVSSEMDKIAKRNVFALRYAVTHDIFHTLLGFDTSYAGEIGVLAFAVAQNYSKFLGIGLATAKILYPILAPRQIQASFANIRKGTAMGKQVGFLLGYRFEEHWQKPLAEVKSELGFHLTESA, encoded by the coding sequence TTGCTGAAATTACCTGAAAATACCTTTGGTTATCAGTATGCTTTGCACATGAAAGAAGCGAAGCTAAAACCTTTCAATGTCAGCTCGGAAATGGACAAAATTGCCAAGCGAAATGTCTTTGCTTTGAGATACGCTGTCACTCACGATATTTTCCATACTTTGCTCGGTTTTGACACCAGTTATGCTGGAGAAATTGGCGTATTAGCGTTTGCAGTCGCCCAAAATTACAGTAAATTTTTAGGGATTGGTTTAGCGACCGCTAAAATATTGTATCCGATTTTGGCTCCTCGGCAAATTCAAGCCAGTTTTGCTAATATCCGCAAAGGTACAGCAATGGGTAAACAAGTTGGCTTTCTTTTAGGTTATCGTTTTGAAGAACATTGGCAAAAACCGTTAGCAGAAGTCAAATCTGAGCTAGGTTTTCACTTAACAGAAAGTGCCTGA